A portion of the Streptomyces sp. NBC_01335 genome contains these proteins:
- a CDS encoding amino acid adenylation domain-containing protein produces MADRPHPHPAAVADRNRTARPGPRDETAVDLLDRAAAAHRDLPAIRTTRGISLTHGQLAEESERLVGPLVGAGLRRDAPVAVLMDHLPETVVALHAILRAGAHYVPLDPRWPAARIAKILLSLDVRLLVVSEGLRHLADGIGSRVPGLESVLVLTGRSGTPSVVGEWLTRSAADGPRRNTWSPSDLPQAVALPEPPTADSRAYVIFTSGSTGEPKGVAVRHRSLVNLIDWFNRRNGVGPDDVLLQMAAFSFDLSVYDVFGVPSAGAGLLLLPAGELADPYAVCDALLEHGVTLWNSAPAAFTLVLLFASEARGGDRGRLRRVFLSGDWVPLDTLGALRREFPGAELVALGGATEATVWSNDFVVDHVDPAWTSVPYGHPMQNSRYYVLRPDLSPCDVGEAGELFIAGDCLADGYANDAGLTESRFLADPWSDAPGDRMYRTGDRARWTTSGWVEFLGRIDSQVKVRGFRVELGEVEQAARRLPGVDEAAAVTCGDPRDPVLALALRMAAPVDGRTIARLLADELPDYMLPSKIHTAGYLPIGPTGKVDRRALSRFFDTRGVPERGGARPGPRAPGHPDTDRSPHTTDLENAT; encoded by the coding sequence ATGGCTGACCGGCCGCACCCGCACCCGGCCGCTGTCGCTGACCGGAACCGCACCGCGCGCCCAGGTCCGCGCGACGAAACCGCGGTGGACCTTCTGGACCGGGCTGCCGCCGCCCACCGGGACCTGCCGGCCATCCGGACCACGCGCGGAATCTCATTGACCCACGGTCAACTGGCCGAGGAGAGCGAACGACTGGTCGGACCGCTGGTCGGTGCCGGTCTGCGGCGCGACGCTCCGGTGGCCGTCCTCATGGACCATCTTCCGGAAACGGTCGTCGCCCTCCACGCCATCCTGCGCGCGGGCGCCCACTACGTCCCTCTGGACCCGCGATGGCCGGCGGCACGCATCGCGAAGATCCTGCTCTCGCTGGACGTCCGGCTCCTGGTGGTCTCGGAGGGCCTGCGGCACCTGGCTGACGGAATCGGCAGCCGTGTGCCGGGCCTGGAGTCCGTCCTCGTGCTCACCGGACGGAGCGGAACGCCCTCAGTCGTCGGCGAGTGGCTGACCCGGAGCGCCGCGGACGGCCCGCGCCGGAACACCTGGAGCCCCTCCGACCTGCCGCAGGCAGTCGCTCTCCCGGAGCCGCCCACGGCGGACAGCCGTGCCTACGTCATCTTCACCTCAGGGTCCACCGGGGAACCCAAGGGCGTCGCCGTGCGGCATCGCAGCCTGGTGAACCTGATCGACTGGTTCAATCGCCGCAACGGCGTCGGCCCGGACGACGTGCTCCTGCAGATGGCCGCGTTCAGCTTCGACCTCTCCGTCTACGACGTCTTCGGGGTGCCGTCGGCGGGGGCCGGTCTCCTGCTGCTTCCCGCGGGCGAACTGGCCGACCCCTACGCGGTCTGCGACGCTCTGCTGGAGCACGGAGTGACGCTGTGGAACTCCGCTCCGGCTGCCTTCACGCTCGTCCTCCTGTTCGCCTCGGAGGCCCGTGGAGGCGACCGCGGCCGGCTGCGCCGCGTCTTCCTCAGCGGCGACTGGGTGCCGCTGGACACACTGGGGGCCTTGCGGCGCGAGTTCCCGGGCGCCGAGCTGGTCGCCCTGGGGGGCGCGACGGAGGCGACCGTGTGGTCGAACGACTTCGTGGTGGACCACGTCGACCCCGCCTGGACCAGCGTCCCGTACGGGCATCCGATGCAGAACTCCCGGTACTACGTGCTTCGACCGGATCTGTCCCCGTGCGACGTCGGCGAGGCGGGCGAACTCTTCATCGCGGGTGACTGCCTCGCCGACGGCTACGCCAACGACGCCGGCCTGACGGAGTCCCGATTCCTGGCAGACCCTTGGTCGGACGCCCCAGGGGACCGGATGTACCGCACCGGAGACCGCGCGCGATGGACCACCTCCGGCTGGGTCGAGTTCCTGGGGCGGATCGACTCACAGGTGAAGGTGCGTGGTTTCCGGGTGGAGCTGGGCGAGGTGGAGCAAGCCGCCCGCCGTCTTCCGGGCGTCGACGAGGCCGCGGCGGTCACCTGCGGCGATCCGCGCGACCCGGTTCTCGCGCTCGCGCTGCGCATGGCCGCGCCGGTGGACGGGCGGACGATCGCGCGCCTCCTCGCGGACGAACTGCCCGACTACATGCTGCCGAGCAAGATCCACACCGCGGGCTACCTGCCCATCGGCCCGACCGGCAAGGTCGACCGCAGAGCGCTCAGCCGTTTCTTCGACACCCGCGGTGTGCCGGAACGGGGCGGAGCCCGCCCGGGGCCTCGCGCACCCGGGCACCCGGACACCGACCGATCGCCTCACACGACCGACCTGGAGAACGCCACATGA
- a CDS encoding class I SAM-dependent methyltransferase, producing the protein MTETTASSAALDEIRSYFDGKADAYDDVDAQPYWVLSDELLWTALSEFVLNRLPEGFRFLDAGGGTGRWTHRFATARPDSSGVLYDLTPAMFGHAKKKAESHGYADRLVCREGDLAEVGEALADERFDLVFNFHNVLGFVDSPPRTIEALAGLLKPGGLLVSFVPSRWHAAWFNLTLAQTGEAERSLEGRGRFTDTMPDMHLFTPDQLREMHEAAGLDVELVSGFPVLLYPGYQETQLHGSTHALADLLGDRSTFDRVLAMERSLLGRTDTVGRGNNLFVLASRPGN; encoded by the coding sequence ATGACTGAGACGACCGCCTCTTCGGCGGCACTGGACGAGATCCGCTCGTACTTCGACGGGAAGGCGGACGCCTACGACGACGTGGACGCCCAGCCGTACTGGGTACTCTCCGACGAACTTCTGTGGACCGCCCTCTCGGAGTTCGTGCTGAACCGGCTTCCCGAGGGCTTCAGGTTTCTCGACGCGGGCGGCGGCACCGGGCGCTGGACCCACCGCTTCGCCACGGCACGTCCGGACAGCTCCGGGGTGCTGTACGACCTGACCCCCGCCATGTTCGGCCACGCGAAGAAGAAGGCCGAGTCGCACGGGTACGCCGACCGGCTCGTCTGCCGGGAGGGCGACCTGGCGGAAGTCGGCGAGGCCCTGGCGGACGAACGCTTCGACCTCGTCTTCAACTTCCACAACGTGCTCGGCTTCGTGGACTCCCCTCCCCGGACGATCGAGGCGCTCGCCGGTCTCCTGAAGCCCGGAGGCCTGCTGGTCTCGTTCGTCCCGAGTCGCTGGCACGCCGCGTGGTTCAACCTCACCCTCGCGCAGACGGGCGAGGCGGAGCGCAGCCTGGAGGGCCGGGGCCGCTTCACCGACACCATGCCCGACATGCACCTGTTCACCCCGGACCAGTTGCGGGAGATGCACGAGGCCGCCGGGCTCGACGTGGAACTCGTCTCGGGCTTCCCCGTGCTGCTCTACCCGGGCTATCAGGAGACACAGCTGCACGGCTCGACACACGCGCTGGCCGATCTGCTGGGCGACCGGTCCACCTTCGACCGCGTCCTCGCCATGGAGCGGAGCCTGCTGGGCCGAACCGACACCGTGGGACGCGGCAACAACCTGTTCGTCCTCGCCTCGCGCCCCGGCAACTGA
- a CDS encoding S66 family peptidase encodes MVSPSWGGAGLFPGRFGRAVSALGDTTGLQPVVMPHAKDTLDWRSATAEDRASDLMDAFTDPTIRGVICVIGGDHAAQVLPLLDFDVIRSCPKPLIGYSDITVLNHAWYAAGLSSFYGPALLPQFGEFPVPDPYTVDHFRRAVMADRQGPAGPVPRADHLVEEYLDWQADEARPRRRREAPARLVLRPGAGTGPLLAGCLPSAVQLVGTPWQPEYRGHVLVLDIPDGGYGPADADRDLTHLRHAGLLDGLAGLAVGRLRLSSDEQDAAMHEVVMRAVAHRGFPVLGNLECGHTDPMATLPLGAGCVLSDAELTLLPGARTPRHPALTPLPKELRTDD; translated from the coding sequence GTGGTCAGCCCTTCGTGGGGCGGCGCCGGCCTGTTTCCCGGCCGCTTCGGCCGGGCCGTGTCGGCCCTGGGAGACACCACCGGACTCCAGCCCGTCGTCATGCCGCATGCCAAGGACACCCTGGACTGGCGCTCCGCCACGGCGGAAGACCGCGCGTCCGATCTGATGGACGCGTTCACCGACCCCACGATCAGGGGCGTCATCTGCGTGATCGGCGGGGACCACGCCGCCCAAGTGCTCCCGCTCCTGGACTTCGACGTGATCCGGTCCTGTCCCAAGCCCCTGATCGGCTACTCCGACATCACCGTCCTCAACCACGCGTGGTACGCGGCCGGGCTCTCCAGTTTCTACGGACCGGCTCTGCTCCCCCAGTTCGGCGAGTTCCCCGTCCCCGATCCGTACACCGTGGACCACTTCCGCCGCGCTGTCATGGCGGACCGTCAAGGCCCTGCCGGACCGGTCCCGCGAGCGGACCATCTCGTCGAGGAGTACCTCGACTGGCAGGCCGACGAGGCGCGCCCGCGCCGGAGGAGAGAGGCTCCGGCGCGCCTCGTCCTGCGCCCCGGAGCGGGTACCGGTCCACTGCTGGCCGGATGCCTGCCGAGTGCCGTCCAGCTCGTCGGTACCCCCTGGCAGCCCGAATACCGTGGCCATGTTCTCGTCCTGGACATACCCGACGGCGGGTACGGTCCGGCCGACGCGGACAGGGACCTGACCCATCTGCGTCACGCGGGGCTCCTGGACGGTCTCGCCGGACTGGCGGTGGGCCGGCTGCGCCTGTCCTCCGACGAGCAGGACGCGGCGATGCACGAGGTCGTGATGCGAGCCGTGGCCCATCGGGGCTTCCCGGTTCTCGGCAACCTCGAATGCGGGCACACCGACCCGATGGCAACCCTTCCCCTGGGTGCCGGATGCGTCCTGTCGGACGCGGAACTGACGCTGCTCCCCGGCGCCCGGACCCCACGGCACCCCGCCCTCACCCCTCTACCGAAAGAGCTGCGCACCGATGACTGA
- a CDS encoding amino acid--tRNA ligase-related protein, which translates to MPVTEKFAHGGWRPAADRFIKIMDDPFYRTLIDLQDLLTVCTTEFWHRRTVKALHLPITTGSVSSPMGLGSDSVPVEVDLFGQHTYLADSMQFMLEYGCRFNPSGAWYLMPSFRGEDADETHLNQFFHSEAEITGGLDDVIEVVDDYLRTLARAVLDRCASDVGSHAGGTDHIAHMAGLSAFPRMTFDEAVRHLGPDPLAVEESGGWRTLTRHGERRLMTEVSPVLWVTHFDHLSVPFYQAYGDAGRRSSLSADLLFGIGEVVGAGERHATGAEVRAALSHHNVPEPAYQWYVDMKDVRPMRTSGFGLGVERWLLWVLNRFDIREMQLAPRLNGVAIAP; encoded by the coding sequence ATGCCCGTAACGGAGAAGTTCGCGCACGGCGGATGGCGTCCGGCAGCGGACAGGTTCATCAAGATAATGGACGATCCGTTCTACCGGACCCTCATCGATCTGCAGGATCTTCTGACCGTGTGTACCACGGAGTTCTGGCACCGCCGCACGGTGAAGGCGCTCCACCTGCCGATCACCACGGGCAGCGTGTCGAGCCCCATGGGGCTGGGAAGCGATTCCGTGCCGGTGGAGGTCGATCTCTTCGGCCAGCACACGTACCTCGCTGACTCGATGCAGTTCATGCTCGAGTACGGATGCCGGTTCAACCCGAGCGGGGCGTGGTACCTCATGCCGAGCTTCCGGGGCGAGGACGCCGACGAGACGCATCTCAACCAGTTCTTCCACAGTGAGGCCGAGATCACGGGTGGTCTGGACGACGTCATCGAGGTCGTGGACGACTACCTACGGACCCTTGCCCGAGCCGTACTGGACCGGTGTGCGAGCGATGTCGGTTCCCACGCCGGCGGCACCGACCACATAGCCCACATGGCGGGTCTGTCCGCGTTTCCCCGGATGACCTTCGACGAGGCGGTCCGCCACCTCGGCCCGGACCCGCTGGCCGTCGAGGAGTCCGGCGGATGGCGCACCCTGACACGGCACGGCGAGCGGCGGCTGATGACCGAGGTGAGCCCGGTGCTCTGGGTCACACACTTCGACCACCTCTCGGTGCCCTTCTACCAGGCGTACGGAGATGCCGGACGGCGGTCGTCGCTCAGCGCCGACCTGCTCTTCGGGATCGGTGAGGTGGTGGGAGCCGGTGAGCGCCACGCCACCGGCGCCGAGGTCCGCGCCGCGCTCTCCCACCACAACGTGCCCGAGCCGGCTTACCAGTGGTACGTGGACATGAAGGACGTCCGGCCGATGCGCACGTCCGGCTTCGGCCTCGGCGTGGAGCGATGGCTGCTCTGGGTGCTCAACCGGTTCGACATCCGCGAGATGCAGCTCGCGCCGCGCCTCAACGGCGTGGCGATCGCCCCCTGA
- a CDS encoding amino acid--tRNA ligase-related protein has product MSRTTLSGRLYEIRPMGKRLAFAVLRCPDREYLCVFPGRPRIAEESVVRLTGTLRATTKSRKFSEEIVVDDYEVTGENTSTTTARMRQLPYSREILTEQHVHMRLPEVHRRLLTKWTAIKAVRDLMENEKYVEVQSPRIVGHMADGPTMKFKVDFFGQEAYLTLSNLLFHTAFAAGDFSSVFEISPLFRADINHSSQHLSEFLILEATAAYRNRDDMIALSDRIVRTVCAHTGAPVADRHLEDVPVVTYEEVLAITAKDEECAPLTRGNRIKRYHARSVARHLGRTLFWVIDMPAAHKAFFSSTRHERLGGNEVEVANDFRLYWDEVDIIDGGERVTSPERLRQRMAEQQLDAEHFGYYLSVLESGLPPLTGFGLGIDRLMAKCMGLGNTRQLVPFPRFVDHLEP; this is encoded by the coding sequence ATGTCCCGGACCACACTCTCGGGCCGCCTCTACGAAATCAGGCCCATGGGCAAGCGGCTCGCGTTCGCCGTGCTGCGCTGCCCGGACCGTGAGTACCTGTGCGTGTTTCCCGGCAGGCCCAGGATCGCGGAGGAGTCCGTCGTCCGCCTCACCGGAACCCTGCGAGCGACCACGAAGTCCAGGAAGTTCTCCGAGGAGATCGTGGTCGACGACTACGAGGTGACCGGCGAGAACACGTCCACCACCACGGCACGGATGCGGCAACTGCCGTACAGCAGGGAGATCCTCACCGAACAGCACGTCCACATGAGGCTGCCCGAGGTCCACCGGCGGCTCCTGACGAAGTGGACGGCCATCAAGGCCGTCCGGGACCTGATGGAGAACGAGAAGTACGTCGAGGTCCAGTCCCCACGGATCGTGGGGCACATGGCGGACGGCCCCACCATGAAGTTCAAGGTCGACTTCTTCGGTCAGGAGGCCTATCTGACGCTCAGCAACCTGCTTTTCCACACGGCCTTCGCCGCTGGTGACTTCTCCTCGGTGTTCGAGATCTCACCGCTCTTCCGCGCGGACATCAACCACAGTTCGCAGCACCTCAGCGAGTTCCTCATCCTGGAGGCGACAGCCGCCTACCGGAACCGGGACGACATGATCGCCCTGTCGGACCGGATCGTCCGCACGGTCTGCGCGCACACGGGCGCGCCCGTCGCGGACCGCCATCTCGAGGACGTACCCGTCGTCACCTACGAAGAGGTGCTCGCCATCACGGCGAAGGACGAGGAGTGCGCCCCGCTCACCCGGGGGAACCGGATCAAGCGCTACCACGCACGGTCGGTGGCGCGGCATCTGGGCAGAACTCTCTTCTGGGTCATCGACATGCCCGCCGCGCACAAGGCCTTCTTCTCGTCCACCCGTCACGAGCGGCTCGGCGGAAACGAGGTGGAGGTGGCGAACGACTTCAGGCTGTACTGGGACGAGGTCGACATCATCGACGGTGGCGAACGCGTCACCTCTCCCGAGCGCCTGAGACAGCGGATGGCCGAGCAACAGCTCGACGCGGAGCATTTCGGCTACTACCTGAGCGTCCTCGAGAGCGGCCTGCCACCGCTCACCGGCTTCGGTCTCGGCATCGACCGGCTCATGGCGAAGTGCATGGGGCTGGGCAATACCAGGCAGCTGGTGCCGTTCCCCCGGTTCGTCGATCACCTCGAGCCCTGA
- a CDS encoding radical SAM protein: protein MNPSSPRHSGPIDEALLVVPVEQATSSDGSTKTLWRLHDGNQVESLSFTLGGDGSTAVPDERIATPVRDSRGHVVCVSSQAGCNVACRFCATGLQPMRRDLTAEEMVAQVRRTRVLEERTTPTRVIFAGMGEPLLNLEEVLRAVSLLESDPGVAHISVSTMGVLPALDTLTEQAPSVDLFLSLHATTDEVRTRLIPLNRANPIAELLRAAERFARAHGRVIDVSYLLFNGVNDDDADADRLIGLLDPRYFRVQLLLWNDVPGLPFSRVEEDVVERFRDRLVAGGLPTYIMPSKARDIDGGCGQMLTEAAKEHRVNRANKAMLPLV, encoded by the coding sequence ATGAACCCCAGCTCTCCGCGGCACTCCGGCCCCATCGACGAGGCGTTGCTCGTCGTCCCCGTCGAGCAGGCCACGAGCAGCGACGGCAGCACCAAGACACTCTGGCGGCTCCACGACGGAAACCAGGTGGAGAGCCTCTCGTTCACCCTGGGCGGAGACGGATCCACCGCCGTGCCGGACGAGCGCATCGCCACGCCGGTGCGGGACTCGCGGGGCCACGTCGTGTGTGTGTCCAGTCAAGCCGGGTGCAATGTCGCATGCCGCTTCTGCGCGACGGGTCTCCAGCCGATGAGGCGAGACCTGACGGCGGAGGAGATGGTCGCCCAGGTACGGCGGACCCGCGTGCTGGAGGAGCGGACCACGCCCACCCGGGTGATCTTCGCCGGCATGGGCGAACCTCTGCTCAACCTGGAGGAGGTCCTGCGCGCGGTGTCCCTGCTGGAGTCCGACCCGGGCGTCGCCCACATATCGGTATCCACCATGGGTGTGCTCCCGGCCCTGGACACCCTGACGGAACAGGCCCCTTCGGTCGATCTGTTCCTCTCCCTGCACGCCACGACCGACGAGGTGCGCACCCGCCTGATCCCGCTCAACAGGGCGAACCCCATCGCCGAACTCCTGCGTGCGGCCGAACGGTTCGCCCGCGCCCACGGACGGGTCATCGACGTCAGCTACCTGCTGTTCAACGGCGTCAACGACGACGACGCGGACGCCGACCGGCTCATCGGGCTGCTTGACCCGCGGTACTTCCGCGTCCAGCTCCTGCTGTGGAACGACGTTCCCGGCCTGCCGTTCAGCCGGGTGGAGGAAGACGTCGTAGAGCGTTTCCGCGACCGCCTCGTGGCCGGAGGGCTGCCGACCTACATCATGCCGAGCAAGGCACGCGACATCGACGGAGGCTGCGGCCAGATGCTCACCGAAGCCGCCAAGGAACACCGCGTCAACCGTGCCAACAAGGCCATGCTTCCGCTCGTCTGA
- a CDS encoding class I adenylate-forming enzyme family protein — MNAVAPLLHDLVDEAARTWPDSPAVSDARTVLTHGQLRSRTVALARSLYAMGLRRHDRLVIALPTGVLVPALALAASRLGVAFCIVHEQVRGVPLDHVLDDCRPALVVSDDESALRAAEARGLAAVPPQALDADDDGPEIASWPAPLSGDAVCLIYTSGTTSAPKAVVSTHGQAVFALSAIQSVLDYRPDDTVFCPLPLSFDYGLYQVFLGALSGAHVRLGDARDSGPLLLSRLLECRATVLPMVPSLGDSLAWLLRRSSGPRPALRLMTNTGAAVSASTLAELREALPGARIHLMFGLTECKRAAIMPPDGDLDRPGSCGLALPGTEVFACDANGERLPAGETGELTVSGPNVMAGYWERPELTERRFPRRHGLFPELRTGDYGWVDADGYVYFDGRRDDLYKQQGFRVSTTEVEAAARRVPGVARAVVLPPDAGRPAELVVVAELEPAEVLLRMREQIEAVKVPPSCTVLGELPLNGNGKVDRRALADRIRDAKSSGAT; from the coding sequence GTGAACGCCGTCGCGCCGCTGCTGCACGACCTCGTCGACGAAGCGGCCCGCACGTGGCCGGACAGCCCCGCGGTCTCCGACGCCCGCACCGTGCTGACCCATGGCCAACTGCGCTCCAGGACGGTCGCCCTGGCCCGTTCGCTGTACGCCATGGGGCTGCGACGCCACGACCGGCTGGTCATCGCCCTGCCCACCGGTGTTCTCGTGCCGGCGCTGGCCCTGGCCGCGTCACGGCTCGGAGTGGCGTTCTGCATCGTGCACGAACAAGTACGCGGCGTTCCGCTGGACCACGTACTGGACGACTGCCGCCCGGCTCTCGTGGTCTCCGACGACGAGAGCGCGCTGCGAGCCGCCGAGGCGCGAGGGCTGGCCGCCGTCCCGCCGCAGGCGCTCGACGCCGACGACGACGGACCTGAAATCGCGTCGTGGCCCGCGCCGCTGTCCGGCGACGCCGTGTGCCTCATCTACACGTCCGGCACCACGTCCGCGCCCAAGGCAGTCGTCAGCACCCACGGGCAAGCCGTCTTCGCGCTCTCCGCCATCCAGTCCGTCCTGGACTACCGGCCGGACGACACGGTGTTCTGCCCGCTTCCGCTCTCCTTCGACTACGGCCTCTACCAGGTCTTCCTGGGGGCTCTCTCGGGAGCCCACGTGCGTCTCGGGGACGCGAGGGACTCGGGACCGCTGCTGCTGAGCCGGCTGCTGGAGTGCCGGGCCACGGTGCTGCCGATGGTCCCCTCCCTGGGCGACAGCCTCGCCTGGCTGCTCCGCCGGTCGTCGGGCCCGCGTCCCGCGCTGCGGCTGATGACCAACACGGGGGCCGCGGTCTCCGCCTCGACGCTCGCGGAACTGCGGGAGGCACTGCCCGGGGCACGTATCCATCTGATGTTCGGCCTGACCGAGTGCAAACGCGCCGCCATCATGCCCCCCGACGGCGACCTGGACCGCCCGGGTTCGTGCGGACTCGCGCTGCCGGGCACCGAGGTATTCGCCTGCGACGCGAACGGTGAGCGACTGCCCGCCGGCGAGACCGGTGAACTGACGGTGAGCGGACCGAACGTGATGGCCGGTTACTGGGAACGCCCCGAGCTGACCGAGCGGCGCTTCCCCCGCCGCCACGGCCTGTTCCCGGAACTGCGGACCGGAGACTACGGCTGGGTCGACGCGGACGGGTACGTCTACTTCGACGGACGCCGCGACGACCTCTACAAGCAGCAAGGTTTCCGTGTCAGCACCACGGAAGTCGAGGCGGCGGCCCGACGGGTGCCGGGTGTCGCGAGGGCGGTGGTCCTGCCGCCGGACGCCGGGCGTCCCGCCGAACTCGTCGTGGTCGCGGAGCTCGAACCCGCGGAGGTCCTTCTCCGGATGCGCGAACAGATCGAGGCGGTCAAGGTGCCGCCCTCGTGCACCGTCCTCGGCGAGCTTCCGTTGAACGGCAACGGAAAGGTCGACCGCCGGGCGCTCGCGGACCGGATACGCGACGCGAAATCCTCCGGCGCCACCTGA
- a CDS encoding 3-aminobutyryl-CoA ammonia lyase, with product MSMHTTPAITSRIRLRLGQADAHYGGELIDAAFVLRVFGDLATEIGVRSCGDEGLLSEYTGLRFTAPLRPGDFIEATAELKLRSRLRCLVGFTAHKVISARYDLGPSRAEVLDQKVLVCEGQGTLVLPWAAVSESSARTGRAGAGR from the coding sequence ATGTCGATGCACACGACCCCGGCCATCACCTCCCGCATACGGCTGCGGCTCGGCCAGGCGGACGCCCACTACGGCGGCGAACTGATCGACGCCGCGTTCGTCCTGCGCGTCTTCGGCGACCTGGCCACCGAAATCGGCGTCCGCTCCTGCGGTGACGAGGGGCTGCTGTCCGAGTACACCGGGCTGCGCTTCACGGCGCCGCTCAGGCCCGGCGACTTCATCGAGGCGACCGCCGAGCTGAAACTCCGGTCGCGCCTCAGATGCCTCGTGGGGTTCACCGCCCACAAGGTGATCTCCGCCCGCTACGACCTCGGTCCCTCCCGCGCCGAGGTCCTGGACCAGAAGGTTCTCGTCTGCGAGGGCCAGGGCACCCTGGTCCTGCCCTGGGCCGCCGTCTCCGAGTCGTCGGCACGTACCGGCCGGGCCGGAGCCGGACGGTGA
- a CDS encoding holo-ACP synthase — MPPHPAARPGVDILGVDELDRLITRSWFLEFAYSPWERGYADSLGPARRQEFLAARFAAKEAVVKAIGRGAGRAIAPRHIEIGRRADGSPVVRLLGRAADHAATTGIGSVAVSIAHKKGVAIAVAIAHPLLE, encoded by the coding sequence GTGCCCCCTCACCCCGCCGCCCGCCCCGGTGTCGACATCCTGGGCGTCGACGAACTCGATCGGCTCATCACGCGCTCCTGGTTCCTCGAGTTCGCCTACAGCCCCTGGGAGCGCGGGTACGCCGACTCGCTGGGTCCTGCCCGGAGGCAGGAGTTCCTCGCGGCCCGCTTCGCGGCGAAGGAGGCGGTCGTCAAGGCGATCGGCCGGGGAGCCGGCCGTGCCATCGCTCCGCGCCACATAGAGATCGGCCGCCGCGCGGACGGGAGCCCCGTCGTGCGGCTCCTGGGACGGGCCGCCGATCACGCCGCCACGACCGGCATCGGTTCGGTCGCGGTCTCGATCGCCCACAAGAAGGGTGTGGCGATCGCGGTCGCCATCGCCCATCCTCTCCTGGAGTGA
- a CDS encoding diaminopimelate decarboxylase, protein MPHHQTRIQGLPVSGIAEEFGTPLFVYDAQSIGDDYRRLRDGLRPSVDIFYSLKANPNISVSACLRSLGAGAEVSSEAELFTALRAGFAPEDIIFLGPGKTARELAACVRAGIRAVVCESFGELRRLDRVAALSDRAARVPVMLRVNPPVPTSGSGLAMGGKPRQFGMDADLLRGSRAELASLRHLRVTGIHAYLGTRFLRHEDVVHNTRAVLAVAGRLSEDLGIPLGTVDFGGGIGVAYFEHEKDPDLGALVDGINDAVDDFARTHPGCRFILEAGRHLTAASGTYVVRVLDVKESMGETFVVADGGTNHHMAAVGVGSFVRRNFPLGVLDHRGEPSTMRCTVTGPLCTPADVLAKNVTLAAVRPGDLLGVGRSGAYGPSASPGRFLSHGYPAEVLVHDGKAHLVRRRDTLDDLLDPQTLVEL, encoded by the coding sequence ATGCCCCATCACCAAACCCGCATCCAGGGCCTGCCGGTCTCCGGCATCGCCGAGGAGTTCGGGACCCCCCTGTTCGTCTACGACGCACAGTCCATCGGCGACGACTACCGCAGGCTGCGGGACGGGCTGCGCCCTTCGGTGGACATCTTCTACTCGCTGAAGGCGAACCCCAACATCAGCGTCAGCGCCTGCCTCAGATCGCTCGGAGCCGGAGCGGAAGTGTCCTCCGAGGCAGAGCTGTTCACCGCACTGCGCGCGGGGTTCGCGCCCGAGGACATCATCTTCCTCGGGCCGGGCAAGACCGCCCGGGAGCTCGCCGCCTGCGTGCGGGCCGGCATCCGCGCGGTGGTCTGCGAGTCCTTCGGTGAGCTGCGCCGGCTCGACCGGGTGGCGGCACTCTCCGACAGGGCCGCCCGCGTCCCCGTGATGCTGCGCGTCAACCCCCCTGTCCCGACATCGGGTTCGGGTCTGGCCATGGGCGGCAAGCCCCGCCAGTTCGGCATGGACGCCGACCTGCTGCGCGGGTCGCGCGCGGAACTGGCCTCCTTGCGCCACCTTCGCGTCACGGGGATCCACGCCTATCTGGGGACCCGGTTCCTCCGGCACGAGGACGTCGTCCACAACACACGCGCGGTCCTCGCCGTGGCGGGACGGCTCTCCGAGGACCTCGGTATCCCGCTCGGTACCGTCGACTTCGGAGGAGGCATCGGCGTGGCGTACTTCGAACACGAGAAGGACCCCGACCTCGGTGCCCTGGTCGACGGGATCAACGACGCCGTGGACGACTTCGCCCGCACGCACCCCGGCTGCCGCTTCATCCTGGAGGCAGGACGCCATCTCACCGCCGCGTCCGGCACGTACGTCGTCCGGGTCCTGGACGTCAAGGAGTCCATGGGCGAGACGTTCGTGGTGGCCGACGGCGGGACCAACCACCACATGGCGGCCGTCGGTGTCGGCAGTTTCGTCCGGCGCAACTTTCCTCTGGGGGTACTGGACCACCGCGGCGAACCGTCGACGATGAGGTGCACGGTCACGGGTCCCCTCTGCACCCCGGCCGACGTGCTGGCCAAGAATGTCACCCTCGCCGCCGTCCGCCCCGGAGACCTCTTGGGGGTCGGACGCTCCGGCGCGTACGGTCCGAGCGCCTCGCCGGGCCGCTTCCTCAGCCACGGCTATCCCGCCGAGGTCCTGGTCCACGACGGAAAGGCCCACCTGGTCCGCAGGAGGGACACGCTCGACGACCTCCTGGACCCGCAGACCCTGGTCGAGCTGTAG